The Drosophila biarmipes strain raj3 chromosome X, RU_DBia_V1.1, whole genome shotgun sequence genome includes the window AGACGCgtgcataaatataaatcagGGCCGGCTCACAGCTGCCGTAATTGAATGCAAATGTCCATCCAAAAATACGATGAGGCTCTAAAGTGTTCCCCCGGTCGGATGTGTACCTTCTATATGGTCCATGGGATGGGAGGCGACAATCTGCTCTAAATTATCACATGTAGGTGCCCCGACTCTCCCCGTCCCCCGTCTCCGCTTTTCCTGCGCTCCATTGTCTCTGCTGGCGATGCGTGGAAAACTAATTTCCCACTCCCATTGCGCTGGCATTTTCCTGTGCCATTCATCTTGTGCACTTCTCTGATATTCATAATTCGTGGCGTGTGCGCCGAGTTTTCCAGCTTTCCCCCTCCCTCCCGAGGAACAATCCATTTCCCAGCTCCGCAGGATTGTGTCAGCCTGGTAAATTGCACCACGTGTTTTTGATAATGACGACATAATTACGCCAAAAGTTGAATGATGAAAAGATGAGGAGTAGTGTATAAATAGCCAGGCTATCTGAAGcgattacaaaatgtattaaGTAGTGTTCACAACAGCTGACTCAGTGAACTAACTAAAATTTGTATCTCTAACTcatgttatttaaataaatcataaagaaggcttttttaataaatcagtttctcaaatttcaaatattttaataaaaagagacgcatgaatttaaaaaatgttagttattaaaatatgatatatttgttatatgatagaacattttcttaaatattaaaacaagaaatgaaAACTGTTTAAGGGGACCTTGGAAATACTTCCTATACTTGTTTAAAAATACGTGCTATTTcgttcattaaaaatgttttttaaattacttaagataattttaaaaatgtgtacaCAACCGTCCtgtaaatttacattttgcggGTACTTTCCCTTGGCTTACCCCTAATAGTTTGTCAACCCTCGCCGAAGGATCTAAACAAATGAAATGTCAGAAatgcaaacaacaaacaaaaacaaaaggcgaAGGGGATAATGGATAATGGGGGAGAAAACCGCCCGCGGTCACTTAGAGCactaatttaaatatcattagtgaacaattaaaacaaagaaatgCCAGTCGAAGAGCCAGCGACAAAGCCAGAAAACAGAGCCCAGAGAAAGGGACCCAGAAAACAGGAGCCCCCAGCAAAGGACGAAAAACCAGGACAATGTGACGCCATCGCCATCCTGTCACCGCCCACGTATTGCCTGGGGCGTGGCCGGACTCGGCGGAAGGATTCAAAGTCAGGAGCTACGAAAACTGAAGGGCGGGAGGAGGCGCATAAATGTCAACAgggaaaaccgaaaaaccTAAATATACGACAAGGAAATCAAAGCAACAGGAGTCGAATGTAAAGTATCCTGGAgtttaagaaattaataaaaaataggcCATAAAGGTTAAAGGTTATTTAAGCCAaaacattatattatattattagtattatattatattgtattatattatattatattatattatattatattatattatattatattatattatattatattttattttattatattatgttttattatattatattatgttatgttatgttatattatattatattatattatattatgttataatatattttattatattgtattgtattatattatgttatattattaaaataaacaaaaataaacaaatagagGTGGTTTATCATAGGGATTGAGGGGTGCAACCCGTAAACCCAGGGTATCTTCGTAGAGTCCAAAATCAAAGGGCGAGAGGCGACCATATTTCCTGTGGCTTTGCCAAAGTTGTGACAGGCCAGCCAAATGAAAAGGCTTCCTGGgattgggtttgggtttggaGTGTGGATAGCTATTGGTACTGGGATGAGTCTGGCTTGGGGCACGGGAATGGCCATGTGAAAGGGCAGGTGTCGCGTCACGGATCCTGGTACTCAAGACTGGTCCCCCGCTTAATCGCATTTCAAATACCATTTGTCAGCGggaatggaaaatgggaatCGTGCCTTATCGATGCTGGGCAACTGGCACATGGTTCTGcttctggttctggttctggttctgtTGCTGGTTTCAGCTCCTGCTGTTCAACCACCcacccattaaaaaaaaacagaggcTGCCACGTGTCCTCCCGCTGGCGGCCAAGTGCGCATCCCGGCGGAGGATGCGGTCACCTGATGATGCTTTTCCCAGGACCCGGGCGAAAGCCACCCACTCGCGGGCTGGCCCAGGGGTTACTGCTGGTGATGGAGGGCCGCGTAACATGATCCCTGCGTGCCCCGGcataatttgttattttggcCAACGCATTATTCCACATCCTTGTGCTGACGCTGATTATTTCCCGTGCTCCGTGCTCCGTGCTCCGTGCTCCGTGCTCCTCACTCCGAACTCCCCATTTAGAGACACCTTTTGTCGAAGAAAATATCGATTACATTCGCTGAAAGTTTTCGTTCCGCCAGAAGCGAGgaataagcaaataaaaggtGGAGCGGAGACAAAAGAACCGCAGAACAAAGCCGTCGAACCACTCGGTTTTGGGTCCCGGCCCCCGCCATCCCAGAAAATAACCATAAATAAGGGTAATAAAAGTGATGCTCAGTTGtcgctgcagcagctgcatcTTCCCAGCCCCGGATCGCGATTCCGATTCCGGTCCAGATACATCGCCgattgcaaataaatattcgGCACTGCCAATAATCATAATATTAACTCACTCGCCGAGGGGACTAATGAGGTCCCAGAGCAGCCTTTCAAGAATTTCGGATTTGGCAGGATCTTAAGTGCTTCGAAAAAAGTATAAGCTCGTTTTGTAAGTCCTAATTCAATAtatcattttgaaaaaaacatattttcaatATAACAATTTAGTTACAACTACTAAATACCCAAAAATGTGTCTGCTAAatgggaaatatatataaaatcaattgAGAAAAAGAGTATCTGATTACCCATGTATCTgatatctttataaatatttaagttcaAGGAATAACAAATAtgttgtaattaaaaaagtgaaaataaactATATTGTTCAGGCTATACCCAATATCatctttataaattttattgtttaaggAATagcaaaatatattataaaaatcaaagagacaaaaaaagtttcatttccaccctaattttatcaatatctttgtatctcatatcttctttataaatatttatgtttaaaatataatacctATATActcaatattttctttataaattttaatgttttaagaataatatatattttattataataacagTGATAAAAAAGGATTTTGTTCAATCATATTTCTATCAATATCTATgtatcttatatatttttttctttaaagtataataaaaaatatttccaaaaataatcaaacaATCCCAAGAAAGAGTACCTCTCATTAACCCAAACATAATACCCATTTTGACAATCAACAGAACCCGCACTCTTGCCTTTGGCTAATCTCGAATTTATTCAAGCATTTCTCGTTTTGCTTAGGCAATCTAGGATTATGTTGTACTTAAAACAAACTGTGGATAATCGTGGTAAACTTTAGGCATCGCATAATAGACATCGACATGTGTGTGTAGGTAGTAAAAAACAATGTAAGTCGGACTTGGAACGATCAATGGAATCTCTCTGCAGTTCttctattttttgtgtttcacATCGCTTTGATCTAGGATCTGCGAGCTGTGAAACAATCGTATACGTTGAGTGTGCCCCCGCGCAAAAGGAGCCGCCTGGACAAATGCTCTTTTTTCTGGGCttgtttttcgattttttccaTCCGTCCGGGAGTCGGAAACGGGCGAATCCATTGTTCGCCGGGCCAACAAAGGACGCGTCGTGAGCGTCGAGGGGCgagttattaaaaacaatatttgaGGCTTAGCCCGGACGCCTGGATGGGCAGATATATATCTCGAGTCGAGTTGGGTAGAGTCGAACGGGGAGTGCACTTATCTCGCATCTCGGCATTAACACtttcgcacacgcacacacaggccATCAGCCAGACGTGGCGCAAAATGGCCGCCGAggagatatatatatacatttgtatctgtatcttgaGTCTCCGGCGGAACCAGCAGCCCCCTTTCGGATGGGTCGATATTGGGATGGCTGCGAAAAACATTGGTGAATGAAATGCTGGGGGAACTACGTTGGTTgtaaaatataccaaaaaaaacacttaattTTAAGACATTTAAACACTctttcaaaacaaaagttaaagtaaatagtgctcaaaaaaaagaatcataacattaaaaatatgattGTTAGGGTCATAAAAGATAAGGAAAAtggttaaataataatacaaacattttcaaaatatttttttagtaaaaaaagtataagagtagtcatattaattaaatgtgACTATTGAAACTCCCCATCTGAAAATGATAAACTCTTAATCCTAACCTATCGACCCAtcctgacccctgaccccgCCCCTTACAACTTCTCAAAGGCGTTGGCATTGGTGAGCAGCTCCCTGGTCAGGCGCCAGACCTGCTTGGCCGCCTGCTCCAAGGCACTGGGCGACTTGCCCTTGAACATGTCCAGGCCCGGCAGGAAGTAGTGCGGACAGCGGCGGTACTGCAGGCAGGATATCAGCTGCAGGAAGATCCCGTTGATGCGGTCCGCGATGCAGCCCTCGTCCCACTCGAAGTCCCGCGGGTGCTTCTCGCACTCGTAGAGCAGCAGGTTCTTCAGGTGGTACGCGCTGATGGGATTGCCCGGCAGCTCCAGGTGCCTGTCCCTCAGCGTCTTCAGCATGCTCAGGCAGCGCCGGCGGCAGCCACCTGAAAGGATTCATATTGCAAACATAACATAGCAACTGATTCTCAGGACTTTCAGTGTTAAAactcctttaaaattttaaattttttttttttttttaatttaaaactgtttaaaatgAGCTCAATATCTCAAGGAGCTTAGCTAACTTACAATTTTAGGATCATGATATAAACAAGTAATTAATCTGTATGTATTAAATGATTTTCAAAGAGAAAACTGTTTCGAAAAACTCTTAAAATTTGTTGTAAAGCcttaaaaaatctgtataaaaaGTGTTGCTTTACAAAACTACAGCATATaccatttataaaaattcctaaaaaaaaaaaaaatattatattctgATCCTATGTTTATTATGTTCTCAAAAATATAATGGATTATTTTGCATAAGAAAATGTTTCTAAGGACTTGGACTTTTCATATCGTATCTGTTTTTACtctaaatataatattatctaaaaaccttaaatgttaaatatttaattgaaaatttaccTTCAATTGAgttatttaaaactaaaaaaaatggacCTTTCCTACCTTGTAAAAGGCGGTTCTCGGCCTCGAAGAAGCTGAGCACCCAGGCGTCGCCCTCCATGCTGGCGGCACTGTTGTTCTTGTTCTGCACGACGACGCTCTCCTTGGACAGCAGGTCGAATCCCTCGGTCTTGACCTCCGCCACGATGTTGGGATGCGGCCAAGGGAGGTGCGGCACCGGCCAGTGGGCCGCCGATCTCGGCCAGATGCCGGAGCACTTGAAGGCGGGCGTGATCTGCACCACGAAGCGCTCCCGAATGCGCAGCTTCACCTCGCTGGTGTCGCCCACCATCTTGACCATGTCGCGGTAGACACTCTTGTCGCAGGCCTGGGCCACCAGCGTTTGGAAGCGGGCTCGGATCTTGCGCGAGGACAGGTAGCCACTGGCCGTGATGAACTCCACCCACAGGGACATGGACCGCTTCCGGCCGTCGCTCAGCTTCAGCACGGCACAGCCCGGCAGAGTGCCGTCATCCACGAAGTTGAAGACGCCCATTTGGTTGAGATACAAAACTATCTCGAACTCATTCGGCGAAATGACCTCCACGCCCTCGAACCTGTGAGGGGAGATAGATTATCCTTATCATGTCAATtatgcatttagtattttaaattgaattttgaatatatCATTTTACGTAAACCAATTTAGAATATTTAATGTCTATACAAAGTTATAATATACCGAACTCATaagtgatttatttttaagtttataatttttttaagggccaaatattattttataagtattgtttttatatataattatatattttatatatttaatttaaaatgttgttataTCTCAGCTAGATTTCCTTGTTGAAACCCATCTAATAAGAGGCGAAACCTCCTCTTCTAAAGAGCAGAACCCCGAAGAGCATGACTTGACAGATAATTGACAGTGACGCTGCACTTTGGTTGTAATGATCCCAATGGAGTGGAGAGGATTGAAGTGTGTTCAGTGGATTCAGTGGAGCGAGCAGGAGCCGCGATGACAGTCATCCAGATACTGGAATTACGCAGCTACCTGGCTGAAGGGCCTGTGGTTTGGATCACTAAGCAGATACGATCGATGCTTActaatttcttatattaactaattatttttaaattattaaatgttaGATATTCCattattaaatagaaatagGTGTTTAAATCCTGATTTAAACCCATATTTTTCCCTTGGATAATTATTAATTCGCTAGCGATTTACCTGCCATTGCACTCGACGAGGCTGGAGATGAAGCGCGGCTCCTGCAGCTCCACCTCCTTGAGGATGTCCTGGACGATCTTGCATATCTCGCGGATGGCCGAGGCCGTCCTGAACATCCTGGCCTGCACCCGCTCCGCGCAGAAGCGGTTCATCTGGTAGACCATGCGCGTCTGGGCGGCCATCATGTCCGGCGGCACCAGCATGGTCGGCCCGTCTCCTCCGCACCAAGTTCAGAGTACGCAGCAGTAGTATCTGTATCCTTCTCCGGCGACACTTGGTCTGGCGGCCAACTTGAAAGCCAGCGGCTCTGGCTTTGCCAGCCAATTATGCGAAACTCGGGAGCGGGTCTCTTTTtgtggcagcagcaggagcaggagcagcagcagcagcagcagcaggagaacAAAGGAACAATTCAATTGTGAGTTACGGTGACAGCAGGCCAACAATGGGCACAAGTGGAGCACGACCGGCGAGGCGTATGTATATCGGGATTTCGAATTTCGGATTTCTCGGGTAGCTGCAGCCCGCAGATACAGTATCTGCATCAGCGAATCGCGGGCCGAATGATGCGTTGTGCCAAAACGCGATACCAAGCCCCCAGACtgggcgatggcgatggcgatggctgTGCCGATGCCAGTGCCGATTCCGAGTACGAATCGGAGTGGAGTCCGCCAGGCGATACTGATACCCATACTCAAAGCCGCTGCTCGCATCTCGCAGCTCGCAGCTGGCGTTGTAAATCTCGCGGATATTTACAGCTTCGGCAGATAAAAAGCGCTGAAAGTGCAGTTTTAACCAGCTGCACGGGAGTATCTCAATATGTCGCAGGGCCCCGAGCCGCAGTATCGCAGTATCTAGCGAATCCGCCATCTCGGTGGCATGAATGGGATCCGGGGGATCCGGGGGCTCGGCGGcacgcagatacagatacatgtCGGGGCTGTCACGTGACAGGGGTCTCTGTCTCGTGCCACGCATTCCGACGCTTAAAAAATCGATGAGATACTCGCCGCAGCCCAGCGTATCTTTCGTATCTGCCGGATGCACTCGGCGAAAAATTTGGATACATTTAAAGAATGCATTTCACGCCAATGAACTTTtagtgcaaatattttcaaaaatgtttacattAGTGTTTTAGATTAATTCCgcactatattttttttctagtCAAAATAAGTCCATTAAATAACCCTAAAAACGATGATACCCTCATAAAAAACAGAgacattcttttaatttaaaattcaattgaaatatttttagccataatttatattcaaagcagttttttattttatttaaattggaaaaatgatAGTAATTTTAACAATATAAATCTTTGAATTCAAGGTGAAATTCCCTGTATTATTGACTTATTAAATGTTTAAGCTACTACAAATAAATATGACTAACATCTTACCTTTTTTATAGATACTTAATTATTatctaaaacaaaatattttgagttaagtgtgaaaatagttatttttaccATTCTCTTTTGTACGAATGATAGAAATTAAGGCAAGATccaatgcaattaaatttctttaagAATATAGAAACCTtagattaaatataaaaccatcatattttatttatttatttagtttaaacaAGTAGACCTGCTTTTCTCTGAGTGCACGTTAAACAAATACTCTCGCTCTCTCAGTCTGCGGCCCGCTGGCGTATGGGTGTATCTATGGGGTTGCCTGGCTGTGTATCTGTGAGAGCGCCGCGCTACCATTGGCCTGCCGTGGCCCCGCCCCTTGGGCGGCCGTCACGCTGCGGCGCCCCCTTTGAAGTCCAGGGCCTCGTcggtgtgtgtatctgtgtgcaaatttaatttgttaaatacaTTTCGGCCTGCCAGCGCGTACAAGTTGTGTGCAATAATTTATCTGAAATGTGCACTCATTTAGCAAAGAGCAGCGAGCTGCGAGCTGCGAGCAACCCTCGTCCATGTTCGCCGGCCGATATCTTTATATCTCGCAGCTCGGCCGCAGATACACTCACACGGATACACTTACACTCATAAATATGTCGCGTGGATTAATGTGCCAGTTGGCAATTTCTGACAGCCCTCGCAGTTCCAAGCGAGCAACTTCCTCCGTGCTCGGGCTCCCCCATGTGGTAGATACCTCCTATGTACCATGTATATATCGTGTTTGCTATGTAGAAGCAGTGTGCTTGATGGACATGTGGCAACATCAAAGCGCCCGTCGCCTCCTCCAATTAGACAAATCCCAGACACAGCCACTAATTCGAGTGGAGGCAAAACACAAGGCGGACAACACTTTTGCGAAGCCAAGTGGAATCGGGGGTCAAGCGTCCCATGGTGAGGAAAGTATCTCAAGATATGCAACTAATTGTTCTAGGAGTagaaaaataaccaaaaaccagaaagaaaaatcttttaaactGTGTaatatatacgagtattttaaaactaatcaGAACTACTCATAGCAAACTTTTACTCATATTATGTGGGGaactctttaaaaattttataatattttgaaacaaTTTCAAGATCTAAAAGTATTGAatagtgtttttattttaatagttagaaatataaaaatatatattggaaatatatGATATTTAATCACAGCAGATACCATTTTTCACTTCCTATACCTAGGTTTTTTTATTGTACTGAAAGCCCGCTGTATCTTTTAGGAGCTCTTCATgatatattgtaaaataattcCAAGATCTAACAGTATCCCaaaagcattttattttatagctaGAAATATCTCAGGAATATATGATATTTAATCACAgcagatacaattttttactttCTATACCTATGTTCTTTGTATTATTCCGAATGCCCACTGTATCTTTTGGGGAGctcttaaaaaatgatatattgCAAAATAATACCCAGCTCTAGCAGTATGCCAAAAGCATTTTACTTTAATAGCGAGAAATATCTCAGGAATACATGGCATTCAATCTCAGCAGCTACAATTTTTCACCTCCTATATGCACGGCCCTTATGCTATACCGAATGCCCACTGTAGCTTTTGGGGCCGTTAAGTCTTTTGTTCGCCTTCATTGGCATCAATCAGTGGCAGTTCGAGCAGATCTAGCCGTATCTAAATAGTATTCAGCCCATTCCAATTTGTTGGGGATGTGAATCGAAGCTGTCAGCTGAATTTTAATGGAGCCCCGACGAATGGGATGCGATTGGATGGGACGGATCGCATGGGGATGCCGTGTTGTATGGCCTGCCATGCGATGCCAGGTGCTCCACGGGCCTTGGCACTTGGCTGACTTTTGGCGCGCTGGACTTCCACGTAACCAGATAGTGGAGGTGGCAGCCGTACTGCTATCTAGATGGGCGCATATCTGCATAAATTGTTCAAGAAAAAAGGCAGAAAACACGGAGAACTACACTTTTTCATCGCTGTTTCGGCCTGGAAATATTCTGGGAGACAGGATCGTCGGTTGGCAGGGTCGCCGACCAGCCCTGTGTGTTTTTCCCGTACTTTATATATCTCTTAGATCTCGAggaaatttgaatataatttatgtgCAATCGTCGCTTTTTTTCGGTTGGTTCGGTTTCGCTGACCGCCTGCCCTCGAAGTCCGGTTCGGCGTGGTATAGTTCCCATTCGCGTTCCCCCGAAATGAGGAACGATCCATCCATCTAAACGTTTGTCACTTGCTCCGCTGTCGCCGCCACGTTTGTCTTCTCGCTGCTCCGCCAGCTCTGCTCCTTCGTCGCCGCGTCATCGTCTCTTTTGTCTCAGCTGCCTGTTCCCCAGGTCCCCAGGTCCCCCATCCGATCTCGGGCCATCCCGATCCGAATCCGATTCCGATCCCAGCCCATACCATCCAACCATCATCGCAGTCGCTTATTCCGCCGGTACGAACACATATATCAGGCTGTCCAGCTGAGTTGGGCCGAGCGTTTCTGGGAAATGCGACCAGCTAGAGTCAGCTCATAAGACCTTGTATCTAGATCTAGGAAACAGCCCAGCCAAGCAAACCCTAGACTATAGAGTGGGTATATTCCAAAACTCTTGGATAATGTTTCTTGCAGTGGTAATACAAAAACGGTTGATACAAGTATGATTAATAAGAGATCGTTATAaagttagaaaatatttaatgtattttatttgagcACTCTCACTCTAGCTTACAGCTGccaaatgtaataaataattattattatagtaGAGAGTTCTTCAGGTGGACCAGCAACATATCATCTCTATGTTTCCTAGAAACTCTTAAGCTAGAGGCTGGAAATTGCTTTATATCTGGTAAACTAATACTTGAAAAAGTCTCCAGAAAACTGGGAAATTTGGTCATCGGTCGTCGATGATACTCCCCTGATATTCCCGCCGCAAAGCAGCTACGTGCGAtgaattaataagcagcccaTGCCAATCCTCGCCGGACTGCAAGTGGTTCTGGTTCCCCCCGTTTGCCAGTCCCCAGTCCTCCACCGGCGATCCTTCCTCCTGGTGCAGTGCTAAGCGGATTTGCGTTTATGGCCATTAACCCGGCGCTGGTGCGTGTGTGGTGCTGCCTGGCGATCTGCGCTGGAGGATCCGGCGATGGAATCGGAGTCGCAGTCGGGGGAACGGAATCGGTTGACGACGGAGCGCCGCTTTTTGCTTAAGTCCGTCTGACATTTGACTACTTTATTGAATTATGACAGCGAACAAATCAGCGACACGATCCGCGAGTGAGGAGTGCATCCTCGGATCAGTCTCCATGTGCAGCAAGACCCATTTGGCTCGCTCATTGCGCATGCGCCACCGCCTCCCAAGGTTGGGAGCTCACTGACGCACTTGAAGAAGTCTTTTGGGGGGTTGAAACTCAGACAAAGTAATATGAAAAAggtcttaaatattttacttattttttcccGTCCAAAAGATACCAATTAAGGATTGGATATATGATGTAAAGTATATAATAcgagtataatataataatcaaTAAGTTAGGAACTTAGCTTTCCTCACTTAAAATAGATagttcttgatattggaaaATGTAGCATTTGCTGACATATCATCCTTGGAACATCCTGGTATTTTTCTCCGAGTGTCCCCATCCATTGCCCTACAGTCCGGGACATCGACATCGATATCGAGACATCGCCTACTCGCGGACATGTGTTCCTCCGTCGTCTGATTGGAATATTAATTGTGACGAATGCAGTCGATATACGTTGCGAGAGATCTTCTTTCCAGCCGTCCTACGATCTCGTCGACAAGTGCACGCCACTCGGGCCGACCGAAGGCCCACTGATGTCATTTTACTTAAcattaatttcaaataatatCATAATTTATCGTTACAAGGGGCCGGCCCTCAGCCCTCGGGGCGAATTCCCATTTCAGACACGTACTGGGGAATCGATCTCAATTTCGTAGTTCAGATATCACGCGCACACAGGGGCCGAAAATGTGGCCACGTTCCGGGCCCTCCTGGCCCTCCTGGCCCTCCTGGCCCTCCTGGCCCTCCTGGCCCTCTGCCTCTTGGCCAGCTTGGACGGATGGCCTGGGGATGGCCTGGCCAATATATGCGAGGCGGCGGCCCTTTTCAAGATGCCACGATCACGTTGACATTTTCGCCTGGACGCGGGAGTTGGCCGCTGCCCCACTAGACACCGCAGATCTCCATCTTCGCTTCCATTTCCATCCCAGGTCGATCCCCGATCCCCGATCCCCGCGACTGTTGACATGTCGCCGGCTGTGATTGATTTAGGGCCGCTTTTTGTTTTCCGCTGAAGCGCAGCCGTTTGAACCCATTGTTTTtggcccaaaaaaaaaaacag containing:
- the LOC108036524 gene encoding protein mab-21-like, which encodes MLVPPDMMAAQTRMVYQMNRFCAERVQARMFRTASAIREICKIVQDILKEVELQEPRFISSLVECNGRFEGVEVISPNEFEIVLYLNQMGVFNFVDDGTLPGCAVLKLSDGRKRSMSLWVEFITASGYLSSRKIRARFQTLVAQACDKSVYRDMVKMVGDTSEVKLRIRERFVVQITPAFKCSGIWPRSAAHWPVPHLPWPHPNIVAEVKTEGFDLLSKESVVVQNKNNSAASMEGDAWVLSFFEAENRLLQGGCRRRCLSMLKTLRDRHLELPGNPISAYHLKNLLLYECEKHPRDFEWDEGCIADRINGIFLQLISCLQYRRCPHYFLPGLDMFKGKSPSALEQAAKQVWRLTRELLTNANAFEKL